One window of Pleurodeles waltl isolate 20211129_DDA chromosome 3_1, aPleWal1.hap1.20221129, whole genome shotgun sequence genomic DNA carries:
- the LOC138285393 gene encoding uncharacterized protein isoform X1 codes for MKFFKAFKSAMRGDVYIKANVGEETPPEGTPAYIVIEEKGVAPCLWLKQWCKLTEKHGSVAFPIHGSFNLRVLENLRFALYDMKVPPRPAQFEALAIWELIARNQQQKKFETRIRKVEKTLADARWDTTQKVWRSDVLQGIKLFPAITDEGETEGRKATYKTNRSQSRDRESNRNSKRGDESDDEEFIIQLLNDRPPPYVENEQGSSVSTAPPEPTQGNVTSNLRISQRPSSSDMPFFPQIPQVQRMYPDVPTLKPADNYQSQVQRHCCNEHNMGATSDLTTQEGQSYQRPTLIEAESTQFLMPQKRTQEVPKHTQVTGSQLSMPAMMNHNVGINMPQNLGNGQNPDAISLPITVGPPVPLYIQANKSTSDQGLMIQNGTGRRCIETTPETTPIAALPNGSGSLSEFSPIPICAPSTVVRSHPPLLVPLTSQTETLQKPSVAVDVTATLMGLNAQQLTQWFNSLNSPQSTSSGKGEEYLNKIRLGMEGDELVEGTMGLNRLESYTEEELRYMCPRITREVSSIHKKLQEIADRNEIDISKTKHLSRSYRLDFDTKDFEHMRSAGMKTHLKEILQSTQVWRCLDKWESRWVKKKDKKKENTPERNEKKQQKDDLITMLPMRETAGGKLVHVPWHRCDIQSFTDDFPKLREKPIEWYQQTDRFVKLAKCLWEDLNTLFEIVVPADLWEDCKRAVGWPTSEPERDRDTGAPSPTVMSLYHKVIEHLKTKVASKNVDWQRIDRTAQEVKESIHAYYERLLKAFKNYSGTETIEAKDMLHFVFRFVEGLRPEISQMIKTHLICWQSKSIDEVLNYAKYCSDEIETKQKRLKEKVMVMQLRAAQTGLQGLQGFQQQMPQQQQQGNAMFQPQMRGRGRGGFVNNGPDLNTL; via the coding sequence atgaagtttttcaaagcatttaaaagtgccatgaggggagatgtttatattaaagcaaatgtaggagaagaaacaccgcctgagggtacgccagcttacattgtcattgaagaaaagggtgtagcgccatgtctgtggttaaaacaatggtgcaaattaacggaaaaacatggaagtgtagcgttccctatccacgggtcgtttaatctgagggttttagaaaatctgagatttgcactatacgacatgaaagtacccccgagaccagcacagtttgaagcgttagcaatttgggagctgatagctagaaaccaacaacaaaagaagttcgagactaggataagaaaggtagagaagacactagcggatgctagatgggacaccacacaaaaggtttggagatcagacgtattgcaggggattaaattgttcccagcaattacggATGAAGGggaaacggaaggaaggaaagctacctataagacaaacaggagtcagtccagagatagagagagcaatagaaactcaaaaaggggggacgagtcagacgatgaggagttcattatacaattgttgaatgatcgcccgccaccgtatGTGGAAAACGAACAAGGCTCAAGTgtcagtactgcccctccagaaccaacacagggtaatgtaacatccaatttgagaatatctcagagaccgagcagctccgacatgcctttttttccacaaataccacaggttcagagaatgtacccagacgtccCTACATTGAAACCTGCCGATAACTATCagtcacaggttcaaaggcactgctgcaaTGAGCATAATATGGGAGCGACTTCTGATTTAACGACACAGGaaggacagagttatcaaagaccaacattgattgaagctgaatcaacacagttcttgaTGCCCCAAAAGCGGACACAAGAAGTGCCGAAGCATACCCAAGTGACAGGGAGCCAGTTaagcatgccagcaatgatgaaccataatgtggggattaacatgccacagaatttggggaacgggcagaatccagatgcgatatctctgcctatcactgtaggtccaccagtaccactgtacatacaggcaaataaaagcacaagcgaccaagggttaatgatacagaatgggacagggagaagatgcatagaaaccactccagagacaactccgatagcagcattgccaaatggatctgggtccttgtcagaattcagtccaattccaatttgtgctccatcaaccgtggtaaggtcacacccACCACTATtggtaccgttaacctcacagactgaaacattacagaaaccatcggtggcagttgatgtaactgctacattgatgggactgaacgcacaacagttaacgcaatggttcaacagcctgaactctccacagagtacatccagtgggaagggagaagaatatctgaataaaataaggttgggtatggagggagacgaactggtagagggaacaatgggtttgaacagattagaatcatacacagaggaagaattaaggtacatgtgccctagaattacaagagaagtaagcagcatacacaagaagttacaagaaattgctgacagaaacgagattgatataagtaagactaaacacttgagtagaagttataggttagatttcgacacaaaagattttgaacacatgagatccgcagggatgaaaactcatcttaaagagatactgcagagtacacaggtctggagatgtttagacaagtgggaaagcagatgggttaagaaaaaggacaaaaagaaagaaaatactccagagcggaatgagaaaaaacaacagaaggacgatctgataactatgttaccaatgagagagacagcagggggaaagcttgtacatgtaccatggcacaggtgcgatattcaatcctttacggatgactttcctaaattgagagagaaaccgatcgagtggtatcagcaaacagatagatttgtgaaactcgcgaaatgtctctgggaagacctgaatacattatttgaaatagtggttccggcagatttgtgggaagattgtaagagggctgtaggttggccgacaagtgaaccagagagagatagggatacaggtgcgccatcacctacggtaatgagtttgtaccacaaagtgatagagcacttgaaaaccaaggttgcgtcgaaaaacgtggattggcagaggattgacaggacagcacaagaggttaaagagtctatacatgcgtattatgagaggttgttaaaagcatttaagaattacagtggcacagagacgattgaggcaaaagacatgctccattttgtgttcaggtttgtggaagggttgagacccgaaatcagccagatgattaaaacgcatttgatttgttggcagtcaaagtcgatcgatgaagtgttgaattatgcaaaatactgcagtgatgagattgagacaaagcagaaaaggttgaaagagaaggtgatggtgatgcagctcagagcagctcagacaggcttacaaggtttgcaagggtttcaacaacagatgccgcagcagcagcagcagggaaatgctatgtttcagccgcagatgagaggcagaggccgaggaggttttgtgaataatggtccggatttgaatacgttatga